A single genomic interval of Helianthus annuus cultivar XRQ/B chromosome 13, HanXRQr2.0-SUNRISE, whole genome shotgun sequence harbors:
- the LOC110901959 gene encoding uncharacterized protein LOC110901959 has translation MVDSGGASPSNAVVIREGSSFSQFQCPILKSTNYTVWAIRIKTILRANGLWEMIEPKENTQADEKKDMMATAYLFQALPEDMIIQVASCKSAKEIWDALKTRHVGADRVQKARLQTLKTEFEMLKMKEEDTIDSFTARLNSIVTRASGLGPTFDQPTLVRKLLSSVPKRFVQIVATIEQFADLETTTLDETIGRLKAYEERTGLVDENPAYNQEKLMYTRRDKNYGRGRRFGKNGQGRFNSSQDKWRDGKFKQKMMMKIHHMMLTRIEATKGNCPESNQRGEETNLVQEDEEPTLLMAIKEDCNDLLQQAHDGKQDMEKDQGAT, from the exons ATGGTGGATTCAGGAGGAGCCTCTCCGTCAAACGCGGTAGTAATTAGAGAGGGTAGTTCGTTCTCCCAGTTTCAGTGTCCTATTTTAAAGTCTACAAATTATACGGTATGGGCAATCCGTATAAAAACCATTTTGAGGGCAAACGGATTATGGGAAATGATAGAACCAAAAGAAAATACGCAAGCGGATGAAAAGAAGGATATGATGGCGACCGCTTATTTATTTCAAGCACTACCGGAAGATATGATAATACAAGTTGCAAGTTGCAAGAGTGCAAAAGAAATTTGGGATGCATTAAAGACTAGACACGTCGGTGCAGATCGAGTGCAAAAGGCACGTCTTCAAACgctcaaaacagagtttgagatgtTAAAGATGAAGGAGGAAGACACTATCGATTCGTTCACTGCAAGGCTAAATAGCATTGTCACGAGGGCAAGTGGTCTTGGACCAACTTTTGATCAACCAACTTTAGTACGGAAACTTCTGAGTTCTGTACCAAAAAGGTTCGTTCAAATTGTTGCAACCATTGAACAATTCGCTGATTTAGAAACAACAACGCTAGACGAGACAATTGGAAGATTAAAAGCCTATGAAGAAAGGACCGGTTTGGTGGATGAAAACCCGGCATATAATCAAGAGAAACTTATGTATACGCGACGCGACAAGAACTATGGTCGTGGAAGGCGTTTTGGGAAGAATGGACAAGGAAGGTTCAACTCATCGCAAGACAAATGGCGTGATGGAAAGTTCAAacaaaagatgatgatgaagattcatCACATGATGCTTACAAGAATAGAAGCAACCAAAGGAA ATTGTCCTGAATCAAATCAAAGAGGAGAAGAAACAAATCTGGTACAGGAAGACGAGGAACCAACTCTCCTAATGGCAATCAAAGAAGACTGCAATGATCTACTTCAACAAGCGCATGATGGCAAGCAAGACATGGAGAAAGATCAAGGTGCAACTTAA